The DNA sequence AAGAAAAAGTCTGCTATTCCCAATATATACCAAATTAATtgacattctctctctctgctcttttaTCTATGGTGTATATTTCTGTAATATTTGAATGCTTCTATTTTTTACAAccagaaataagtaaaaaaaaatttcagatcaCTGGTTAAATACCATGTGGTCATTAAATGATGCAGGTATATATTCACTGACATTGTACTAGCTCcaccatatattttaaaatatagtttaaaagatACCATGTGTATATGAGTCTCATTTTGCTCTTAAAACTGAGTTGTTATACACAGCTATGCAGCATAGCACAGAACAGCtacctttaaaaatatcagttattCTGCTCAAGCAGAGAAACCTTTTTTCAAGTATTTCTCTTGTTTCAAAAGAATTGCTTCTTCACATTTCTATCAGCATCCTTGGACTAAACAGAATGCAAAACAATGTAACATTTAATCTGCATCTGCCACTAGTACCCCCATCTCAGTTTATACCAACTCCATCTCTAGTCGATATTTGATTCTCAAGAGCCAATGCAGACTAACCCTCATCACTTCTTAAAAATCATCATAAAGGGGAGAATAAAAAAGTGTCCAGGGCATTCCCAGATTAAAATGGTTAAACTCAATAAAGGCACTTAAACCTTTGCTGACTCTAGATACTCCATCAAAACAATAAAGGTgattctttttcactctctttttttttatgcaTACATGAATGAGGCCAAAGATAACAAGAAAggagacaacagcaacaaaattccagaagctggaaagcagatggatgagacctggggcttcccaggtggcgtcagtggtaaagaatctgcctgccaatgcaggagacacaagagacacaggttcaatccctgggtcaggaagatcccctggagaagggcatggcaaatcactccagtattcttgcctggagaatttcatggacagaggagtctggtgggctacagtccatggaatcacaaagtcGGATACGACAGAGCAGGCACCCATGGAGAGGAATGGCTACTTTGTGTCCTGGACAACTGACTTAGCATACCTGAAAAAGTTGGATCttgaaacagaaaccaaaaacaattgaaaaaaataagagaaaacaaagagcaattcatttttctccatagaAACACAGTGCAAATGGCCCAGGAGCTGCTGTATCAGGTACTAATGAAAATAGGAGTAAAAAAGGAACCAAAAACCGAAGGACTGGATAAAAACTGATTTATAAAGAAATCTGATTGCTAAATTTTCTCTACCACACCAAACTTGGCAATAGCCCTTCCACCACTGCAGAAAATCTGAGAGGTATTTTTGGAAGCCAGTAAAACAGCTGAAGACCTGGGCACCACACTGAaaactggaggaggaagtgagagTTCACAGAGTGAGTACTGAGACCACTCCTCCCGCCACACCCTTCTCCCCTGCTCAGAGAACAAGTGTCCACTCCCAAAACACTTGGAGGCATAAATGGCCTGCAAGCATTGGAAGAGACTGGAAGCCCTTCTCTAAGGAGTCTGACCAGCTCAAgagaaaagacctaaacatactgatattcagttcagtttagtcgctcagttgtgtccaactctttgcaaccccatggactgcagcacaccaggctttcctgtccatcaccaactcctggagcttactcaaactcatgtccatgagtcagtgatgccatccaaccatctcatcctctgtcatccccttctcctcctgccttcaatctttcccagcatcagggtcttttctaatgagtcagctctttgcatcaggtggccaaagtattggagtttcagcttcagcatcagtccttccaatgaatattcaggactgatttcctttaggatggactggtttgatctccttgctgtccaaaggactctcaagagtcttttccaacaccacagttcaaaagcatcaattcttcagcactcagctttctttatagtccaactctcacacccatacatgaccactagaaaaaccatgctgctgctgctgctaagtcgtttcagtcgctctgtgcaaccccatagacggcagcccaccaggcttctctgtcccgggaattctccaggcaagaatattggaatgggttgccatttccttctccaatgcatgaaagtgaaaagtgaaagtcaagtcactcagtcgtccaactcttcgggaccccatggactgcagcctaccaggctcctccgtccataggattttccaggcaagagtactggaatgggttgccatttccttctccaaggaaaaccatagctttgactagatggacctctgttggcaaagtaatgtctcttttcaatatgttgtctaggttggtcatagcttttcttccaaggagcaagtgtcttttaatttcatggctgcagtcaccatctgcagtgattttggagccccccaaaacaaagtctctcactgtttccattgtttccccatctatttgccatgaacagACACTgatactataattaaaaaaactggggcacttcccaggtggtcccgTAGTTAGGAACCCACCTCCCAGTACAGGGGatacaggttctattcctggtccgggaggattccacatgcagcaGCAAGGCAGTTAAGCCCGAGCACCATAACTGATGAGCCCACGTGTcgtgactactgaagcccaagcacagcaacaaaagacccagcacagccaaaattcaGTTCATTAAttgtttaaaaggaaagaaaaatttagcTGGCCTCTGTCCCAGGATCCTGGGAGGCAGACTCTGAATGCCAGGAAGTTCCTGGCTGATTGTCTTTGTTATTCATGGTGGGCCCAAGGAATTGCACTTGATATTAACATATTATTGAGCAGAGATGGATTAGCACCAGAGgtattagtttctgcaaaaaccATCCcaggtcaataatgtgttaaactGGGACTCTGGGTGCAACCCTAGATACTGTGTACCGAGGTGACTCAGAATGGGGGCAAGCCATTCAGAAAGACCCATCTTGTGATGAGAGGGTTAAGGCTTTCCAGTAGGGGAGAGGTGAGGGAGCCTGGGAAATTGAGCTCAACCACGTGGCTAATAACTCAATCAATCATACATCCACAATGAAACATCAGTAAAAACTCTGGACCCCAAAGTTTCGATAGGCTCACCTCACTGGCAATACTCTTAATACTGACACACGCTGACATGCCAGGAGGGCAACGTGTTCTGATTTCATAgggagaaaacaacagaaagttcGCATCTGGAATCCTCACAGACCTGCCTTGTTTGTCTCTCCCTTTGGCTGATTCTGATTTTCATTCTGCTGTAATAAAACTGTAACAGTAAGTACACTGCTTTCAGTGAGTTCCATGAGCTGATCTCATGCATTATAAGCCTAAGAGGATAGTGGGAACCCTGGAACTTGTAGACAGCTGGAAAAAAAAGTGGAGATGACCTGGGGACACCCAAACTTATGGCTGGTGTCTGAAGTAAGGGCAGTATTGTGAAGGATTATGCCCTTAACCTGTGAAATTTGGCCGAATTACAGGTAGGTAGTGATCAGAAGTCATTGTAAATATGAAGGATACTCCCAAACAAATGACCCAGTCAGATCATCTGAGTGAACACCACTCAGCAACTCAGCATTTCCCATCAAGGTTTTAGTGTCTCACTCTTTAAgaacacttcaaaaaaaaaaaaaaaaacacttcagaaAAGTTATCACTAATTAACCTTAGGGAAATAACAAAAGCGGAGCTCTTAgcagttaaaaatgaaagagacaaaatgaaaaattccatataaaactgaaaatactgAGGAAAAACTTcaacaaataaagcaaaaagacaaagagGTGGAAACTAGGAAAGCAAATAAAGGGGAATTAGGGGACCAATTCAGAGGGCCCAAATGCTGAATAACaattccaaaaagaaagaatgaaaacaatgtgcagggaaaaatcaaataaataattttggaaaactaTTCCAGAATACAGGATGTAAGTTTTGGGATTTAAAGTGCCCACCAAGGTTCCAGCACATGAATCCATACGCAGGCACATCATCAAGAAATCTCAagacaacaaggttctactgcatagcacagggaactacattcaacatcctgtgataaatcgTAAtggcaaaaaagtgaaaaagaatatgtgtgtgtgtgtgtgtgtgtgtataacagaatcactttacAGAagatgtaaatcaactatacttcaataaattttttaaaagaaattttaaaacaacaaaaatcttatAAGCATCCAAAAATAAGTCACATATAAAGATTGAAGAACCAGAACAGCATTAGATTCCCAAAAGGACAATGGAagctaagaaagaagaaaaaagaacaaagccttTAAAATCAGAGGGAAACTATTTCCAATCTAATACCAAAACTGTCAGTTAAGCATGAAGATAGAGGGTAGCAACAAAAAGAACTTTTCAGATATGCAAGGACTTTGACCTTTTCTACCTTTCTGAGAAAATTCCCAATGGGTCTGTTCCCCCAAAATGAGGGCTTAACCAATAAAGGGGAAGTCACAGGATTCTAGGATACAGGAGATCCAACACGACAGAGGGAAAGGGTATCCATGGGATGCTGGTGGAGTGAGATTCTAGAACAGTTCAGTACTGAAGCCTAGAGAGGAAACAGACCAGGCCAGAGCAAATCCAAAGGCTCTAGGAAAGAGTTTACCCAAGAAAAAAGTGGCAAAATACCTAACGTGTCTGAATATACTGAAGGAGATTTAAATGGCCATGGGGATAGAAAACTAGGCAAAGAAATAAGAATTGATCCTTATAAACTTTATTTCCAGGGGAAAATACAGTTGTACAGACAAGGAAAAGTAATCATAATGTATtatatggctcagtaatattaataaatgCCGCCAACACAGTCATAATAATACAAACACTGAATATTATTTCAACCAAAATTATGATGGGCCAggaagcaagtgtgtgtgtgtgaaagtagCCTAGGGTGGGTGGGATGCAatttggaggaagaaagaaagctgaactcTCACCTTGTAGTGAGAAGTAAACAGATAATTCCTGTAAGTGAAAAAGTCAAGAAGGAGCTCACAGAACATGCTATTTAGAGACATGGATGTAATCACCAAATACACcagattaaataattttaaatggctgACTCTAAGGAATGGGAAATTTGAGAGCTGTTGGAGGTGGTAAAAACTGCCCTTTCACAATTATAACACGTTTGCTTgtttaaatacatacatgtataattttaattaaaaaaatactgaaatagtccacacattcacatacacacaccgtGATCTAACTCTTCTCTTTAAGTCTTAAAGGCAAGAGAGAACACGACACTTAAAGAACTTAAAACATAGCAGCAAGCGGGATGTGAAAAGGAGAACGGCAACAAGCAGCACTGGAGACGCTGGCAAAGGCTGCTTCTTAGGAACTCACGGACGTCGTGCAATTGATGAGCTATAGGAATGTgggacccctggaggaggaaacggcaagccattccaatgctcttgcctggagaatcacatggacagaggagcctggcgggctaccgtccacggggcttgcacagagctggacacgactgaagggacaaAGCAGCAGCAGTAAAGTGGCCATCAGGAAAAACGCAAATAGGAACTAGGGATGACAACAGTCCTGATTATGCAGGAGAAAGTCATTATATTAGGGATACATAGAGAATATCTAGCAGTAAAATGccacaatttttataattttaaatattttccaaaaattggACAAAGCAAATACTGCAAGATGTTAGAATTGTTAAAACCCAAGTGATGTATTATTTGGATATTTATCAGGTTTCTATTTGTCagtacatttgaaatttttcataataaaaagcaagacaaaatTACTCTGTGAACACCTATGCATGAAGTAGTGAGTTGGATCTCCATGATTATCATTAAATGGggacaggaagaagagaagaaaaccgGGAATATTCTATGGTTATCTTACCATATCCTGCCATAGAAGCGCCATTCTCGACATCCACTGTGTTCTTATTTTCCTCTGCTAGGGCTTTAACATATTTTTTGCTTAAATCTAGTATTTGCTCACGTAACTTGACACTGCTTTGATGTCTTGGTCGTTGAAAAATATAGTGCAGTAACATCAATCCCCAAAGGAGTCCAAATACAAGCAAGAGTAAACTCAATTTCTGGGACATAGATTTTCTTGAGATTGTAAAAACCATTTCTGAGGAACCAAACAGACTCAACTGAAAAATGGTACCTAGAGGCAAGTCACCAAGCAATCAAGACGTGAAAGAAAAAAACTCCTCCTCTAATGTATATTCTTCATCTTCAGCAAGGTTGCCTCCAACTCACAATTAACTCTgtaaaattgagaagaaaaaaggCGATTAGTCTTAACTATATCAGTAATAGAATAGACAATGATAGACTAAAGAAGGGATTCTACAAATAGTTTTCATTTGGAATTGTATtgtcttcttttttataattttctctatcACTAAATAAGCTTCCAGGTCTTTTATCAGCTCTGTTTACACAGCTCTTCAAAAatttaaactagaaataaatgtCAGTTCATTAGAACTCCCTGGAAGAAACACCACGATGGTCATGAAACTCTTTGAATAACTCCTCATCGTCTGTAACTAAAATGATGAATATATAAGATTTATAGAGATATCAGTCTCTTCAAATACAAGTCACCAACCTAAATGTGTGAAAGttattcctccttctcctttaaaaaaaaaaagttgattccaAAATGAAAGTCAGAAATAGGAAAGGTGAAACAGACTGGAAGATCAAAATAGCtgactgaaaagcaaaacaaaacccacaataAGTATGCCAATATGTCACTAGAAAATGCCACTAATGACAACggataatcttaaaaaataagcaaCCTCAGATGAAAAATAAGTCATAATTTCTAAGTTTACACTTTTAAGTTTATGCCAGACATGACAAGCACTAactctctttttttcacatttccaaaTTTACAATTCTAAACAGGTATGTATTTTTATGATTTGAGGAAAAACTAAACagttatacttcagttttttaaaagagataaagtaATAACAATCAAGGAATCATAAACATCTTAAGAGTAATAATGTGCCCGAATAATGTGCCCAAAGGGTCCAGTGAAGAAAACTCTTCAATTATGTCTAATGGGATAAAATTCTTCAGGGAGAAATATACCTAGAGTCCAAAAAATGCATTGTACAGCTTAATGAAAATAATCCCTAAGAACTTCTTAACTTTCTAAAGTAGTATGGGCAAATAAAACACACTAATTCTAACCTATTTAACTGAAGTAATAAAATCTAGTTTGAGGATAATAAGGCTAGAAATGAATATAGTATCAATGAAAGTAAAGCATTCAATCACTCTCAACACATATTTATGAGCCAGCATACATGCTAAGAAGCAGGAAAATCCTGTTTTGCCCTAGGAATTTGATTTCTAGCATAGGTGCTTTCAAACCTTTTTGAAGATAAATTAAGAAAGTATTTACTCAATGATCTTATGcaaaatatcaaaatacaaaACACATATAATCAAAGTTTTTCTAGCAAATGCATGTGCGCTGAGGTATGCTTAAGGGGGAGATCTATTCCCCTGCCAATTTTGGTTCAGAAAATTCCCATTCTTACTTTACTCCACCCTGCCACCCAGTCCCTGACACACGTCTAGTAAATTCTGGAGCTCCAAGGTTTGAGGGACACCCATCTACTCTTACTGAAATATATTCATCTTTCCAAACCTCACTACAACCATGACTACACCACCAACTAGGTCTGTTAATTActatgtaaagcaattaaaaattaaagaattaactcattttctaattttcttctgcttttttcttctttttttttttgttgtgcaTACAACAAACTCCTTCAGAGTTCACTGAAACAATATCATTAATATCAATATTGGATTACTAAATTTTGTTTAACGAAGTAAGGTAAACATCACCTAATATTTTTCTCTACAAagatttttacatttaagttcagaaaatagaaattctgggttcccaagcaaaatttaaaaacattctttcatATGTGTAAACCTTCCTTCATACATCTTTACAGGTGCTTATGTCTTTTCAAGTTTGACCTGAGTGTTAGATTATCCAACCCAGTACCCAGTGGAAAAATCAACTGGGAATCTGTCCTGAAGCAGTCACAACAGGGTTCTAAAGGTGGCAAGCCCATAAAGCCAGAAAAGTGACATCACCAGAGAATTGAGAACACAGGCCTGAAGGTATTTTGGCAGGTGAAGGTTAAAACGAGAGCCTAGAAAGCTCTAGGCTACTATACCTGTCCAAGGCCACAAAGGAAGAGACTCAAAACCAGAAGCAAGAGGATATATACTTCAgttaaataacagcaacaatcaTTACTACACTTACTTACTTCATACCATATTCTACTCTAATCTCCTTACATAAATTagcttatttaatcttcacaatattcCATACTAATAATATTCTAACttaaacagatgaaaaaactgaagcaAACAAATGTTAAATAAGTTGCccagttcaagagggaggggacatatgtacacctatggctgattcatgttgatgtatggcagaaaccaacacaatattataaagcaattatccttcaattaaaaataaataattttttatagagAGATATatcctacattaaaaaaaaaagttacccaaGATCAAACAACTAGATAGTGGGAGAGAGAGGATTCAAAGCTCAGGCTCTTAACCACCGCCCTCTTTTACAGCAATGGCATTaaaagagcagcagcagcaaccactgTGGTTAACAAGTACTGAATCCTTATCACCGGTCCAGACCGAAATAAACACTTCACAAAGGTTACTTCATTTAAGATTTACATAACctcaaaaaaaaatgttgttgttcCCACTTCAAAGATGACTAAAGTAAGGCTTCATGAGGTTAGGCTGCCCAGATTTTTTAATACTCAGGACCACTCACTTCACTAGCCCGAACTTTGAAGAGGATCACCAAGTCCACAAATTCAGAATCTACATCTCCATTCAGGGTCTCTTCTTTCCCTTAAAAGGGTCCTTAAACCCAGCCATATTAGAACTTCTAGGTTTTATGAAACTCCACAAAAGTGACAAAACTTCACAAAAGTGACAAATCCCCAAACTGTAAATGGCATTAGGCAGAGAACAGGAGGTTCATGGGTAAGGAAGCCAGAATGACTAGTGAAGGAGAATAGTTAAACACAGGGAGCCTAACCCATAAGAGGTAAAATCCCTCCGAGGAGGTACAAACTTAAGGATGAGAGGATGgggagttctctggtggcctGGTGGAGGTTAGGATTCTTGGTTTTTCATTGCcatggcccagattcaatccctggtcagggaactgagatcccacaagatgcgcagtgcagccaaataaataaataattttttttaaaaaatggaatgacaGACTGCTCACTATCATGAACACAAACTCTGCTTAAAGGCAGTACCAACACCAGACAGAGAGAAAACCCTGGGAGGAAACGAGGCAGAAGCACGGCTGAGGAGGGTATGTCCCCAGAATCATAAACCCCAGGGAACAAGGAAGCCGAGTTTCTCAGTTTGAGGGACCCAAAAAGCTGCAAACATTAAATAAAGAACCCCCCTTTTGGCTCTGTACTGTGTATGACCCAATTATATCACAAATTCAGAAAAGAGGCTTTCATGAAAGGTCTCCGTAGCTTTGATTCTACATGGAATGTGTCTACTCACCATTGCCTACAGCAAAATTAAAGCAGACCATCTCAGAAGGAAGTCAGGGAAATTTCATAGTGACTCAGCAGTGCGAAATTTATACACTATGTAACTTGCTTGTGTTTCTTACATGGTTTTCTATAGAGATAAGAAGTTTTACTATGAAAAGGGTTTGTCTCTGGGAATAGCATAGAGGTCAGAAGTTGGGAGCAATTAATCCCTCAAGACATGAGGGAACTACAAAAGGACACCAAGGAATAAATGAGTGTGGAAGACACCCTAGAGCCTTCTCTAAGCTTAAATGATGGCCCAGAGCCAGCTTCTGCCTGACAAAGAGCTGAACAACTCAAcagtccatgaggattctccacagtgaccCAAGAAGACCTAAAAACTGTTATCTGAGGGCTCATTTCCACAAGTTACTGCAAGCAAGCCCAGCAGAGGTGACTAAAATACCAAAAAGGATACTGCTTTTGGTCTCTTCTGAGGGAATGCTTCACATTAAAACCACctggaaaatgttctttttttttttttaatcccagtgCTGGGGAGCCTGGAGGAAAACCagaatcctagccaccagaccagctATGGCTAGAGGCCAGAAGCTATTTCTCCCTGGAACTTTGCTCCCAAAAATACATTtatcacagaggcagaaactaTAAGTGCAGGTACTAGAGACACAGCACAACAAGTGGGAGAGCACACGGAGCATCAGTTTGTTTAGctaagacagaagcaaggcagagatgtaCACCCAAAGAGAAAAGGGTACAGGCATCCCCCCTAGTGAGAAGGAGCTCCACAAGGAGGTGTTTAAGTCATTTATATACCTCAGTTCTTCCCGatctttgtcttccttcaggccaattatttggtttttttctccTGACCTACCCTGGAACCCTCCCCTTGTGCCCACACACCCCCCCAGCCAATATGCATCTCAAAGTGAAGGCCTTGAGGAGGAGCAAGACTCTTTATGGCCTGGCATTATCCCCTGACTTTTGACCCATccacaaggagcctttctgcgcaTGTGTAGTGTCTCCCTTGTCCCAAAAGAGGGGGGAGTAGAGATCCCTTAATCCTTTACTCAAACAGGGTTTTGcccctctttgtccttgccatgactattaccttaaggtgtttacaagagacaaagactggctatttaccctgtttctgttgttacttccattttggAGAGCAAACAGGAAGCTGACAGTAAATTCCTCAACTGCAGCCCATCTAACTCTTGTCTCAGGAAATGCTAACAGTTCTAAGTATCATGCCTGAAACCCACTTTTTCGTGCCCCatgaaatgcaaacaggaggACAGTTGTAAATGTCTAACCTGGAGCCCTTCTATCTCCTGACCCATTTCTGTGCAATGTTCAAAGTTACAAATGGCAGAGAACTTGAACACTGAACACCCCAATTTTTCTTTGTCCTTCAAGTACCGGTTCAGCTCCTGAAAGGCCACCTAGATCAGGACAGAGACAATAACTAGAAACCTAAAAGGCCTACACTGTCACTGAGGACTTATGGCTACAATCCAGCGTAGTATTCTTCCTCCACCAAAACAGTCTGAAATATAAAAACTTAAATCTTAACTTCCAGGCCCACTATATTAACTTCctactaattattttaaaaagtaaaacatcaaAACATGTCCCAAGAAACAACTGgagtttttaaaggcaaaaataacatCATTATTGAAACCGAGCAGGACCCAGTGGGGACCtcctggatacaagtcctttctgtgtcccctggTGTTTGTTTTTGGGAAACAAACTTCATTCAGCCCCCTAGgcctttcctgagttccaaaggatagGTTCAAATAATTGCTAGTCAGCAAAGtaagggaatgcagaaacaaaagagaaagagtcaagaaacaacagtgcagTGATAGGGACACCTCCCCAGTGGTCCAAGTGGTTAAGACGCCTCACttctgcagggggcatgagttcaatccctggtcagggaactaagatcccacatgccacatgtgcagccaaaaaaataaaataaaataaagaaacaatagtaCAGTGATGGGGCATGGTCCTGGTTCCTCCCCAAAGAATACACATAACACACCTCTGAGTTCTTCTGCAGGAAAGTCCCCATACAGGTGAgagatggtaacttcaggctgagcacaagatgaccctgttacctcaccaccaaccagtcagaagaaagtcacacaccATACAGCCTTCACCCCAAATTTTGTCTATAAAAGCTTCCTCCAGAAAATTGACTTTTTGAGCATTATCTGTCCCAAAGAACTGATACCATTCAGGTTCCCACAGgcctctgtgtcccccatttctttgattataggaaacagccttcattcagcctc is a window from the Odocoileus virginianus isolate 20LAN1187 ecotype Illinois unplaced genomic scaffold, Ovbor_1.2 Unplaced_Contig_29, whole genome shotgun sequence genome containing:
- the CCDC126 gene encoding coiled-coil domain-containing protein 126, coding for MVFTISRKSMSQKLSLLLLVFGLLWGLMLLHYIFQRPRHQSSVKLREQILDLSKKYVKALAEENKNTVDVENGASMAGYADLRRTIAVLLDDILQRLVKLENKVDYIVVNGSAASTTSGTSGNPVPLTTNKRIKASGSIR